From a region of the Pseudanabaena sp. ABRG5-3 genome:
- a CDS encoding FTR1 family iron permease, with translation MDFSLTLPTFVITLREGVEAALVIGIVMAYLKRAKRSHLNRWVFAGIGTGLVISAIVGIIFNWFMQIVGTSNPELSAVFEPLLEGLFSVAAIAMLTWMLIWMTKQSRAMKGEIEGSLNNVLGKGKKAGLGIFGLILFAILREGFEVVLFISAKFQEGFMPALGAVSGIAAATAIAIGLFKFGIQINIRAFFKIMGFMLLAIVSGLVISALEHFDTALRILSQSDRKSEAICFYYEHFAREHSCILGNMVWNTSKVLPAEKFPGIILSSLFGYTDKLYFVQAIAYVGFFAIVGTIYYRSLGKRLADK, from the coding sequence ATGGACTTCAGTTTAACGCTCCCAACTTTTGTCATTACTTTGCGCGAAGGGGTCGAAGCCGCCCTAGTAATTGGCATTGTCATGGCATATCTCAAACGTGCTAAGCGATCGCATCTAAACCGTTGGGTATTTGCAGGGATTGGCACTGGACTCGTAATTAGTGCGATCGTTGGCATCATCTTTAATTGGTTCATGCAAATTGTCGGGACTAGTAACCCCGAACTATCCGCAGTATTTGAACCATTACTCGAAGGTTTATTTAGTGTGGCAGCGATCGCCATGTTGACATGGATGTTGATCTGGATGACTAAACAGAGTCGTGCCATGAAGGGAGAAATCGAAGGCTCTTTAAATAATGTTTTAGGTAAAGGGAAGAAAGCAGGGTTAGGGATTTTTGGACTAATCCTATTTGCCATTTTGCGCGAAGGTTTTGAAGTGGTTTTATTTATTTCCGCCAAATTCCAAGAAGGATTTATGCCTGCCCTCGGAGCTGTCAGTGGAATCGCGGCAGCTACCGCGATCGCCATCGGACTATTTAAATTTGGTATCCAAATTAATATTCGCGCCTTCTTCAAAATTATGGGCTTTATGCTGCTAGCGATTGTCTCAGGGCTAGTAATTTCTGCCCTCGAACATTTTGATACCGCTTTACGGATTCTTTCCCAAAGCGATCGCAAGTCCGAAGCAATTTGTTTTTATTACGAACATTTTGCCCGTGAACATTCCTGCATCCTCGGCAACATGGTTTGGAATACCAGCAAAGTCCTCCCCGCCGAAAAATTTCCAGGTATTATCCTTAGTTCACTTTTTGGTTATACCGATAAGCTTTATTTCGTACAGGCGATCGCCTATGTTGGATTTTTTGCAATCGTTGGCACCATCTATTACCGCAGTCTCGGAAAACGCCTAGCGGACAAATAA
- a CDS encoding chlororespiratory reduction protein 7, protein MPSSMMYYEDTYVVLPPDMQEKFVTQPELEQLLHDLLIDIQDALPRDLENIKTIPEQVQRLIKTACDLDCGDRGVWQWYVVRLDK, encoded by the coding sequence ATGCCAAGCAGCATGATGTACTACGAAGACACTTATGTGGTGCTGCCTCCAGATATGCAGGAAAAGTTTGTCACTCAACCAGAATTAGAACAACTTTTGCATGATTTGCTCATTGATATTCAAGACGCGTTACCCCGCGATTTGGAAAATATCAAAACTATTCCTGAACAAGTACAGCGTTTAATTAAGACTGCCTGTGATTTAGATTGTGGCGATCGCGGTGTATGGCAATGGTATGTTGTCCGCCTTGACAAATAA
- the scpB gene encoding SMC-Scp complex subunit ScpB, producing the protein MMNEVPFEQPIEPTEPALETEEDVEMEGAVASDEPIETDAPLSLSMDLYAQLDEQPELPIARSLKQQVEAVLYLKGQPMNLAAIAAALGCEVEDAEMGLIDLITEYAHRDSALELVETDVGFSLRLRSEFEDLVHKLIPVDIGRGALRTLAAIALKKNIVQSELIELRGAGAYQHVQELVEQGFVKKKRQADGGRSSVLQVTAKFHQYFEIDDLTKLI; encoded by the coding sequence ATGATGAATGAAGTGCCTTTTGAACAACCCATAGAGCCAACTGAGCCTGCATTAGAGACGGAAGAAGATGTTGAGATGGAAGGGGCAGTTGCTAGTGATGAGCCTATTGAGACAGATGCACCATTGTCTTTATCAATGGATTTATATGCTCAACTAGATGAGCAACCAGAATTGCCGATCGCCCGATCTCTAAAACAACAGGTAGAAGCCGTTTTATATCTCAAGGGACAGCCGATGAATTTGGCTGCGATCGCCGCCGCCTTGGGCTGTGAAGTCGAGGATGCAGAAATGGGGCTAATCGACCTGATTACAGAATATGCCCATCGCGACAGTGCTTTAGAACTGGTGGAAACCGATGTGGGCTTTTCGTTACGATTGCGATCAGAGTTTGAGGATTTAGTCCATAAACTCATTCCTGTGGATATCGGACGTGGGGCTTTGCGGACTTTGGCAGCGATCGCCTTGAAAAAAAATATTGTGCAGTCAGAATTGATCGAGTTGCGTGGGGCGGGAGCCTATCAGCATGTGCAGGAACTTGTCGAGCAAGGCTTTGTGAAAAAGAAAAGACAGGCAGATGGTGGGCGATCGTCTGTACTACAAGTAACTGCAAAATTTCATCAATACTTTGAAATCGATGATTTAACTAAATTGATTTAG
- a CDS encoding DNA cytosine methyltransferase: MKKTFIDLFSGAGGMSCGLEMAGWACLLGIDHDRAAIETFRHNHPQAKAIAGDIREISNQQIQEIINHQKVDLICGGPPCQGFSTIGQNDHLDERNFLFLEFLRIVKALEPSYIIVENVTGLLSKRNENVLKAIIKSFTDLGYTIDVKVLSAHHYGVPEKRRRTIFLGNRFGVKNIYPDKIFKDSDQDIQDLPLPRTVGWAFDNLLESNCEALNHDIKRSQIANDLERERISHIPEGKSVRYEKDQLAYLPKNLWFDVDWSSIHEERFREAKLNRLDRYDCANTINTSRTTYYHPVENRYLTAREAAAIQSFPANYFFCGTLTQQWRQIGNAVPPLLAKALGESILMLDSMKNNMEITNSVEDIQAIRAKGFSYKENPFNKSKQIDNSKSTQLALF; encoded by the coding sequence ATGAAAAAAACATTTATAGATTTATTTTCTGGCGCAGGTGGAATGTCTTGCGGGTTGGAAATGGCTGGTTGGGCTTGCCTACTAGGAATTGACCACGATCGCGCTGCTATTGAAACCTTTCGGCATAACCATCCACAAGCGAAAGCGATCGCTGGCGATATTCGCGAAATATCTAACCAGCAAATTCAAGAAATAATCAATCATCAAAAAGTTGACTTAATTTGTGGAGGGCCACCTTGTCAAGGCTTTTCTACAATTGGACAAAATGATCATCTAGACGAACGTAATTTTTTATTTCTGGAATTTCTAAGGATTGTAAAAGCACTAGAACCTAGTTATATCATTGTTGAAAATGTAACAGGACTTTTATCTAAAAGAAATGAAAATGTTTTAAAAGCAATAATTAAAAGCTTTACAGATTTGGGCTATACCATCGATGTTAAAGTTTTATCAGCACATCATTATGGAGTCCCAGAAAAAAGAAGACGGACTATTTTTTTAGGTAATCGATTTGGAGTAAAAAATATTTATCCAGATAAAATTTTTAAGGATTCAGATCAAGATATTCAAGATTTACCTTTGCCTCGAACTGTTGGATGGGCTTTTGATAATTTACTAGAGTCAAATTGTGAAGCCCTAAATCATGATATCAAGCGATCGCAAATAGCTAATGATTTAGAAAGAGAAAGAATTAGCCATATACCTGAAGGTAAAAGTGTCAGATATGAAAAAGATCAGCTAGCATATTTACCTAAAAATCTATGGTTTGATGTTGATTGGTCAAGTATTCATGAAGAGCGTTTTAGAGAAGCTAAATTAAATCGTTTAGATCGCTATGATTGTGCAAATACAATTAATACGAGTCGCACCACATACTATCATCCAGTTGAAAATCGCTATTTAACAGCTAGGGAAGCAGCCGCAATTCAATCCTTTCCAGCTAATTATTTTTTCTGTGGTACGCTAACTCAACAATGGCGACAAATTGGTAATGCTGTTCCACCACTTCTTGCCAAAGCTCTTGGTGAGTCGATACTTATGTTAGATTCTATGAAAAATAATATGGAAATAACTAACTCTGTTGAAGATATTCAAGCAATTAGAGCCAAAGGATTTTCTTATAAAGAAAATCCTTTTAATAAATCTAAGCAAATTGATAACTCCAAATCTACTCAGCTTGCATTATTTTGA
- a CDS encoding dihydroorotase — MLSILIRQSTIILPDHQTLLGDVYIQHGKIAAIAPTLNPDDLSSDDQPLEIIEATGLTLLAGVIDPQVHFREPGLEHKEDLRSASHACAKGGVTSFLEMPNTRPLTITQAALDDKLSRAARKCVVNYGFFIGATAEILPDLLTANPTCGIKIFMGSMHGALLVDQEEILDRIFSQGARLIAVHAEDQARIAQRRIEFADSKIPAKHSLIQDNQAALNATQLAVKLSKKYQRRLHILHMSTGEEADFLRQDKPAWVTAEVTPQHLLMNISAYDKIGSLAQMNPPLRSPRDQEILWQALLDGVIDFIATDHAPHTLAEKGLAASEDTPINQTEKSSKDTVFLEPANVPSGMPGVETSLPLMLTEAMKGRCTVHQVSQWMSRNVAKAYKIANKGEIRIGWDADLVLVDLHNYKPVRNEDLLTKCGWSSFAGWELTGWAVTTIVGGQVVFANGKVNPDVRGQALQFG; from the coding sequence ATTTTGAGCATATTAATTAGACAAAGCACGATTATTCTGCCCGATCACCAAACGTTACTGGGCGATGTTTATATTCAACATGGCAAAATTGCGGCGATCGCTCCAACCCTCAATCCCGATGATTTAAGTTCTGATGATCAACCATTAGAAATTATTGAAGCCACAGGTTTAACTTTGCTAGCGGGAGTGATTGATCCCCAAGTCCATTTTCGCGAACCGGGGCTAGAGCATAAAGAAGATTTGCGGTCGGCGAGTCATGCTTGCGCGAAGGGTGGAGTGACTAGCTTTTTAGAAATGCCAAATACTCGTCCACTCACGATTACCCAAGCAGCACTAGATGACAAGCTCAGTCGGGCGGCTCGTAAATGTGTGGTGAATTACGGCTTTTTTATTGGGGCAACGGCAGAGATTTTACCTGATTTATTAACAGCCAATCCCACCTGTGGCATCAAGATATTTATGGGATCGATGCATGGAGCATTGCTAGTCGATCAAGAGGAAATATTGGATCGGATTTTTTCGCAGGGCGCTCGCCTCATTGCGGTTCATGCTGAAGATCAAGCCCGAATTGCTCAACGACGCATCGAATTTGCGGATAGCAAAATTCCTGCCAAGCATTCACTAATTCAAGACAATCAAGCAGCGCTTAATGCCACGCAACTCGCAGTCAAGCTTTCTAAGAAATATCAACGACGGTTACATATTCTCCATATGTCCACAGGGGAAGAAGCAGACTTTTTACGCCAAGACAAACCTGCATGGGTGACAGCCGAAGTAACACCACAGCATTTATTGATGAATATTAGTGCTTACGACAAAATTGGTTCCCTCGCGCAAATGAACCCACCTCTGCGATCACCCCGTGACCAAGAGATATTGTGGCAAGCGTTGCTCGATGGTGTGATTGACTTTATCGCCACTGACCATGCCCCACACACTTTGGCGGAAAAAGGACTGGCCGCAAGTGAAGATACCCCAATCAATCAGACAGAAAAATCCTCAAAAGACACGGTATTTCTAGAGCCAGCCAATGTGCCATCGGGAATGCCGGGGGTAGAAACCTCGCTACCATTGATGCTGACAGAAGCGATGAAAGGACGTTGTACTGTCCATCAGGTGAGCCAATGGATGAGCCGTAATGTTGCCAAAGCATACAAAATTGCCAATAAAGGCGAAATTCGTATCGGTTGGGATGCCGACCTAGTATTAGTCGATCTCCATAACTATAAACCTGTAAGAAATGAAGATTTGTTGACTAAATGTGGTTGGAGTTCCTTTGCAGGCTGGGAACTCACAGGCTGGGCAGTGACAACGATTGTTGGTGGTCAAGTAGTATTTGCGAATGGTAAAGTCAATCCTGATGTGCGAGGTCAAGCCTTGCAGTTTGGCTAG
- a CDS encoding PhzF family phenazine biosynthesis protein, producing the protein MQLAISIIDAFTEQTFRGNPAATTLVEKFPEDAQMQQIAAEINLSETAFVQPLAPNHFQLRWFTPKQEVPLCGHATLAMAHYLREIKAIATDIPVIFSTLSGDLKISFEDNWIVMDFPAAFYQPCSERSQQILAEIFGDRTYKCLGQSEDYITVVLDSEAAVQDFQPPYDLIAQLDGFGFIITAIADQHHPHDFVSRFFAPKAGIPEDPVTGSAHCSLTPYWAKCLGKNTLIAKQLSARTGDLEVSDQGTRVLLKGKAATFLRGQIDL; encoded by the coding sequence ATGCAACTGGCGATCTCAATTATTGACGCATTTACAGAGCAAACCTTTCGCGGCAATCCTGCGGCAACGACCTTAGTGGAAAAATTTCCTGAAGATGCTCAAATGCAGCAAATTGCGGCGGAGATCAATCTATCGGAAACTGCATTTGTCCAACCTCTAGCACCAAATCATTTCCAATTGCGCTGGTTTACGCCCAAGCAAGAGGTTCCTCTCTGTGGTCATGCCACCCTCGCTATGGCACATTATCTGCGGGAAATAAAAGCGATCGCCACCGATATTCCAGTTATTTTTTCGACCCTAAGTGGTGATCTGAAAATTAGTTTTGAAGATAACTGGATCGTGATGGATTTTCCTGCGGCTTTTTATCAGCCCTGCTCGGAGCGATCGCAACAGATATTAGCGGAGATTTTTGGCGATCGCACTTATAAATGTCTCGGACAAAGTGAAGACTATATAACTGTTGTTTTAGATTCTGAGGCGGCTGTACAGGACTTTCAACCACCCTACGATCTCATTGCTCAATTAGATGGATTTGGATTCATCATCACCGCGATCGCAGATCAACATCACCCCCACGATTTTGTATCACGCTTTTTTGCCCCCAAAGCAGGCATTCCTGAAGACCCCGTGACTGGTTCAGCCCATTGCAGCCTGACCCCCTATTGGGCAAAATGTCTCGGTAAAAATACGCTCATAGCCAAACAATTATCAGCAAGGACAGGTGATCTTGAAGTTAGCGATCAAGGTACGAGGGTTTTGCTCAAAGGTAAAGCTGCTACCTTCCTACGTGGTCAAATCGATCTATAG
- a CDS encoding ATP-binding protein, which translates to MDIEIASCAKKTAEHYNRNADLVIDIQDAAIQISDSYLNTIAKEIIDNGFKFSPEGTSVSVSGSSDDKEYCLSVTDHGQGIEPEQIASFGAYMKFEKKLYIQQGTGLGLAIAKRLVELHGGRLEIESTPYEQTVVKVFLPLSV; encoded by the coding sequence GTGGATATTGAGATTGCGAGCTGTGCGAAGAAGACTGCCGAACATTACAATCGCAATGCTGACCTAGTTATTGATATTCAGGATGCGGCGATTCAAATCTCAGATTCCTATTTAAATACTATTGCTAAAGAAATTATTGATAATGGTTTTAAGTTTTCTCCTGAAGGTACTTCTGTAAGTGTGTCTGGTAGTAGTGATGACAAGGAATACTGCTTATCTGTAACTGATCATGGACAGGGGATTGAACCAGAACAGATTGCTAGTTTTGGTGCTTATATGAAGTTTGAGAAAAAGCTCTATATTCAACAGGGAACGGGCTTAGGCTTAGCGATCGCCAAGCGACTTGTTGAGCTGCATGGCGGTAGATTAGAAATTGAGAGTACTCCCTATGAGCAAACTGTAGTTAAAGTGTTTCTGCCTCTTTCTGTTTAA
- a CDS encoding response regulator, which produces MKKILLIEDNPNVLQNTSRMLQAEGYMVITANNGRQGLEMAQQQIPSLIICDIMMPEIDGYGVISALRTNPATTAIPFIFLSAKSDKTDFRQGMELGSDDYLTKPFTRDELLGAINAQFKKQDIINSYYRQELDNLRGNISKSLPHQLLFPAIEVMGLADILVKNYHAMEAHEVPDIGKRIRKAGRNMHEMVKKFLLYAELESTENSTEWITQIRNSKTTFVDIEIASCAKKTAEHYNRNADLVIDIQDAAIQISDSYLNTIAKEIIDNGFKFSPEGTSVSVSGSSDDKEYCLSVTDHGQGIEPEQIASFGAYMKFEKKLYIQQGTGLGLAI; this is translated from the coding sequence ATGAAAAAAATTCTCCTCATCGAAGATAACCCTAACGTTTTGCAAAATACATCAAGGATGCTGCAAGCTGAGGGATATATGGTGATCACGGCAAATAACGGTCGCCAAGGTTTAGAGATGGCTCAGCAGCAGATTCCTAGTTTGATTATTTGCGATATTATGATGCCAGAAATAGATGGCTATGGAGTTATTAGCGCGTTAAGAACTAATCCTGCAACTACAGCAATTCCTTTTATATTTCTTAGTGCCAAATCCGATAAAACAGATTTCCGTCAAGGCATGGAACTTGGTTCAGATGATTATTTGACTAAACCATTTACCAGAGATGAATTACTCGGTGCAATCAATGCGCAGTTCAAAAAACAAGACATAATCAACAGTTATTACAGACAAGAACTAGATAATTTGCGGGGCAATATATCTAAGTCACTACCGCATCAATTGCTATTTCCTGCGATCGAAGTGATGGGTTTAGCCGATATCTTGGTCAAAAATTATCATGCGATGGAAGCCCATGAGGTTCCTGATATTGGTAAGCGCATTCGCAAAGCGGGAAGGAATATGCACGAAATGGTAAAGAAATTCTTGCTATATGCTGAGTTGGAGTCAACGGAAAATAGTACTGAGTGGATAACCCAAATTCGTAATAGCAAGACTACTTTTGTGGATATTGAGATTGCGAGCTGTGCGAAGAAGACTGCCGAACATTACAATCGCAATGCTGACCTAGTTATTGATATTCAGGATGCGGCGATTCAAATCTCAGATTCCTATTTAAATACTATTGCTAAAGAAATTATTGATAATGGTTTTAAGTTTTCTCCTGAAGGTACTTCTGTAAGTGTGTCTGGTAGTAGTGATGACAAGGAATACTGCTTATCTGTAACTGATCATGGACAGGGGATTGAACCAGAACAGATTGCTAGTTTTGGTGCTTATATGAAGTTTGAGAAAAAGCTCTATATTCAACAGGGAACGGGCTTAGGCTTAGCGATATAG
- a CDS encoding hybrid sensor histidine kinase/response regulator has protein sequence MTNPESNLMQNQNSDPEEVKFKEEHQGNNSSVLIVDDTVYNIQLLSLMLIRQGYKVEQATNGKDALEKANSQLPDIILLDIRMPDIDGYEVCKILKDNPKTQAIPIIFISSIEEPSEKVEAFSVGGVDYISKPFQLIEVLARIETHLRLCSLQKKLQEQNEQLQLSASVLARSLKQEQELSEMKTNFISVVSHEFRTPLTTIQSASELLEHYEWTKEEQTEQLHQIQSEVKHMTDLMEDVLFLSRTNANKTKLNLTEFDLLKFCKQLLRQIKRTFGKNYNLNSLFHNLIDNVLIENIHLQNEIPELIVRMDEKLLRQILSNLTTNAIKYSPEDSDIDFKISINRENVTFTVGDHGIGIPEEDLTHLFSAFHRGKNVGILPGTGLGLSIVKNCVDIHNGSISVNTQLNIGTEFTVVLPLYEPVNNPANNSANFSNSQTA, from the coding sequence ATGACTAACCCAGAATCAAACCTGATGCAAAATCAGAATTCAGATCCAGAAGAAGTTAAATTTAAAGAGGAACATCAAGGAAATAATTCTTCAGTCTTGATTGTTGATGATACTGTTTATAACATTCAACTGCTATCGCTGATGCTCATCAGACAGGGTTATAAAGTTGAGCAAGCTACAAATGGAAAAGATGCGTTAGAAAAAGCAAATAGCCAATTACCTGACATAATCTTACTTGATATTCGGATGCCTGATATTGATGGCTATGAAGTTTGTAAAATATTAAAAGATAATCCTAAAACTCAAGCAATTCCTATCATTTTTATTAGTTCGATCGAAGAGCCATCGGAAAAAGTGGAAGCTTTCTCTGTTGGCGGTGTGGACTATATTAGTAAACCATTTCAATTAATTGAAGTATTAGCTAGAATCGAAACCCATTTGCGGTTATGCTCACTCCAAAAGAAGCTTCAAGAACAAAATGAACAATTGCAACTGTCTGCTTCTGTATTAGCGCGATCGCTTAAACAGGAACAAGAGCTAAGTGAAATGAAAACCAACTTTATTTCAGTTGTTTCCCATGAGTTTCGGACTCCTCTTACTACTATTCAAAGTGCCTCCGAACTACTCGAACACTACGAATGGACAAAAGAAGAACAAACTGAACAACTACATCAAATTCAATCAGAGGTTAAGCATATGACTGATTTGATGGAGGATGTATTATTCCTCAGTCGGACTAATGCTAATAAAACTAAACTAAACTTAACTGAGTTTGATCTTTTGAAATTCTGCAAACAACTATTACGGCAAATTAAAAGAACATTTGGCAAGAATTATAATCTGAATTCACTTTTTCATAATCTAATTGATAATGTGTTAATTGAAAATATCCATTTGCAAAATGAAATTCCAGAACTAATAGTTAGAATGGATGAAAAACTATTGCGACAAATTCTATCAAATTTGACTACCAATGCAATTAAATATTCTCCTGAAGATAGTGATATTGATTTTAAAATTTCCATTAATCGGGAGAATGTAACCTTTACTGTTGGCGATCATGGTATTGGTATTCCTGAAGAAGATTTAACCCACTTATTCAGTGCATTTCATCGTGGTAAAAATGTAGGTATATTACCTGGAACAGGTCTAGGTCTATCAATTGTAAAAAACTGTGTAGATATCCATAACGGATCAATTTCTGTCAACACTCAATTGAACATTGGCACAGAATTTACAGTTGTCTTACCACTTTACGAGCCTGTAAATAATCCTGCCAATAATTCTGCAAATTTTAGTAATTCTCAAACTGCTTAA
- a CDS encoding glycosyltransferase codes for MRFSVILPCFQEIRHGYLDRILTNLVEQSGDKEIIAVVSASDDGTEQVLKTYAAKCSDFYVVRSPARNRAQRLNDGIAISTGEIILLHHPATLLPEKNALKLIEQTLGSERSDYAWGAFQHSFDDPHWLLRFTSWYSDNVRVKQKGVVYLDHCPFVDRQVLAQVGNIPELDIFEDTVLSDRLRQFSKPVLAQGKVITSARRFQQRGIYRHAMLNQLLKACYHFKIDPTWLNRLYEQKAGINVKYEEGLKK; via the coding sequence ATGCGTTTTTCAGTTATTTTGCCTTGTTTTCAAGAAATTCGTCATGGATATCTAGATCGCATTCTCACTAACTTAGTCGAGCAAAGTGGCGACAAAGAAATCATTGCCGTTGTGAGTGCTAGTGATGATGGAACTGAACAGGTTTTAAAGACATATGCTGCAAAGTGTTCAGATTTTTATGTGGTGCGATCGCCTGCCCGAAATCGGGCGCAGAGGCTCAATGATGGAATTGCCATTAGTACAGGGGAGATTATTTTATTACACCATCCTGCAACTCTTTTGCCAGAGAAAAATGCCTTAAAGTTAATTGAGCAAACTTTGGGATCTGAGAGATCTGATTATGCTTGGGGTGCGTTTCAGCATAGTTTTGATGATCCCCATTGGTTGTTACGTTTTACATCTTGGTATTCTGACAATGTACGGGTTAAGCAAAAGGGAGTTGTCTACCTCGATCACTGCCCATTTGTCGATCGCCAAGTCTTAGCCCAAGTTGGCAATATCCCCGAACTCGATATATTTGAAGATACAGTTTTAAGCGATCGCCTTCGCCAATTTTCTAAACCAGTACTCGCTCAAGGCAAGGTGATCACCTCAGCAAGGAGATTTCAGCAGAGGGGAATATATCGTCATGCCATGCTCAACCAATTATTAAAAGCCTGTTATCACTTCAAGATCGATCCTACATGGCTCAATCGTCTATATGAACAAAAAGCTGGCATTAACGTCAAATATGAAGAAGGTTTAAAAAAATAA
- a CDS encoding murein transglycosylase A, which yields MTGSNTNRIHAYSRLQRSPQYQKSHKKSHSWQSVVYRGGDILFATWVGLICAVPPCYMQTEFQTPVEAAELKMAQAIVPISPRAVNPLTLDLADDLLESDRSNLLQAIDNSIQYIRTPNAAKRYPVAGISQDLMERSLVRFRRLVQVSRTAKDLQQAVNREFNLYQSVGRDGTGLVQFTGYYEAVYKASRTRTDEFKYPLYRLPADFGEWSSPHPTRAMLEGSKKLAGLEIAWLSDRFQAFLVHVQGSARFELPDGKLLTVGYAGKTDQPYRSVGAELVRDGKMRLEEVTLQTLIEYFQKNPQDLNTYLNRNPSFVFFRETNGKPAQGSLGWPVSAERSIATDKKIFPSGGIALIQTEIPFENPQTGKLELRKVQRFVLDQDTGGAIRGAGRVDIFMGTGDRSKQRAGLIKGDGQLYYLVLK from the coding sequence GTGACAGGCTCTAACACTAATCGCATTCATGCCTATAGCCGATTACAGCGATCGCCACAATATCAAAAATCGCACAAAAAATCGCACTCATGGCAATCGGTTGTATATCGTGGTGGGGATATCCTATTTGCAACTTGGGTGGGACTGATTTGTGCTGTGCCACCTTGCTATATGCAGACTGAGTTTCAAACACCAGTCGAGGCGGCAGAACTCAAAATGGCGCAAGCGATTGTCCCAATTTCTCCTCGCGCCGTTAATCCTCTCACGCTCGATCTTGCCGATGATCTGTTAGAGAGCGATCGCTCCAATCTCCTGCAAGCGATCGACAATAGTATTCAATATATTCGCACCCCTAATGCTGCCAAACGTTATCCTGTAGCGGGAATTAGTCAAGATCTCATGGAGCGTAGTTTGGTGCGTTTTCGTCGCCTTGTCCAAGTGTCGCGCACTGCCAAGGATCTCCAACAAGCTGTAAATCGTGAGTTCAATTTATATCAGTCGGTGGGGCGCGATGGCACGGGACTGGTGCAGTTTACGGGATATTACGAAGCGGTATATAAGGCGAGTCGGACTCGGACTGATGAGTTCAAATATCCTTTATACCGCTTACCTGCTGACTTTGGAGAATGGAGTTCGCCCCATCCCACTCGGGCCATGCTTGAGGGGAGCAAAAAATTAGCAGGACTAGAAATCGCATGGTTAAGCGATCGCTTCCAAGCTTTTTTGGTACATGTCCAAGGCTCAGCAAGGTTTGAGTTACCCGATGGCAAACTATTGACCGTAGGCTATGCAGGCAAAACCGATCAGCCCTATCGCTCAGTGGGAGCCGAGCTAGTCAGAGATGGCAAAATGCGTCTCGAAGAGGTGACCCTACAAACCCTCATTGAATATTTCCAAAAAAATCCCCAAGACTTAAATACCTATCTCAATCGCAATCCTAGTTTTGTCTTTTTCCGCGAAACTAATGGCAAGCCTGCCCAAGGTAGTCTTGGTTGGCCAGTGAGTGCCGAGCGCTCGATCGCTACAGACAAAAAAATCTTCCCCTCTGGCGGTATTGCCCTCATTCAAACCGAAATCCCCTTTGAAAATCCCCAAACTGGCAAACTAGAACTGCGTAAAGTACAACGCTTTGTCCTCGATCAAGATACGGGTGGGGCAATTCGTGGGGCGGGGCGTGTAGATATTTTTATGGGAACAGGCGATCGCTCAAAGCAACGTGCGGGGCTGATTAAAGGTGACGGTCAATTGTATTATCTTGTACTAAAGTAA
- a CDS encoding HAD hydrolase-like protein, which translates to MNAILFDLDGTLTDPKIGITTCIQYAIANLGYQPPATTDLLWCIGPPLSVSFAKLLETNDRNLVDKAISLYRDRFSTIGLFENLLYPDIPETLKLIRSEGYQTYVATSKPHVYAKRIIEHFGLSSMFDGIYGSELDGTNSIKSELIRHILDQENMAPAQTMMIGDRYHDVVGAKQNQVLAIGVTYGYGTEAELKEHGVDLLAHSPQEIPHLILNIY; encoded by the coding sequence ATGAATGCCATTTTATTTGATCTTGATGGAACTCTCACTGATCCTAAAATCGGGATTACAACCTGTATTCAATATGCGATCGCCAATCTTGGCTATCAACCACCTGCAACCACGGATCTGTTATGGTGTATTGGTCCGCCCCTGTCAGTAAGCTTTGCTAAGCTTTTAGAAACTAATGATCGAAATTTAGTTGATAAAGCAATTTCTTTATATCGCGATCGCTTTTCAACTATTGGCTTATTCGAGAATCTGCTCTACCCTGATATCCCCGAAACTCTGAAATTAATTCGGAGTGAAGGCTATCAAACCTATGTAGCAACCTCTAAGCCCCATGTTTATGCTAAGAGAATTATCGAGCATTTTGGCTTGTCATCAATGTTTGATGGTATCTATGGTAGTGAACTAGATGGGACAAATAGCATCAAAAGCGAACTAATCCGCCATATTCTGGATCAAGAAAATATGGCTCCTGCTCAGACCATGATGATCGGCGATCGCTATCATGATGTGGTTGGCGCAAAACAAAACCAAGTTTTAGCGATCGGTGTCACCTATGGCTATGGTACTGAAGCAGAGCTAAAAGAACATGGTGTCGATCTGCTAGCCCATTCTCCTCAGGAAATTCCTCACTTAATATTGAATATATATTGA